The genomic interval ATCTAAACAAAACGTTAACATGAAAGCAAAGCAAAAATACATGATTTCATCAATACAATATAGTAATTTTACAAGTCATGAATATTTCATGATAAGGTTGAATTCTATATCTTTTCCCAATAGGCTCTGGCTCATGTATGACTGTATCTTATCTGATGTCATGTGATTAAGGTGGAACACGCTTAACCAGTCAACAATATAGATACCACTGGacataaaataggtatatcTTAGTTAAAAATTGATATAGGTTGGTTGAGCGtcggtctcacgatccggaggccccgggctcacatcccggtggggacatatcacaaataatcactttgtgatccctagtttggttaggatattacaggatgatcacctgatagtccgaaagtatgatAATGTTGAGAAGCTTACCTTCCTGGGCATGATgggcaataggctagtttccaactagtcaaatcagttactttttactaaacactaaactatggaatttgtatgaaaaagcacaccatgatgtcatagaaaaacgtggtaaaaattcagacttattattacgtttttgttgattaaaattaataaatatgttaaatagaaataagaaaatggcattattattttttttgtttcggcattatgtataattattgttaagtaatataattacctaagtatatttcttgtatgccgaataaatattttttctttctttcaaaatgtttttcgtcagttttagatctgtctttatttagtaatcagaatttcataatttgtcttgaacTTAGTACATGACATTGTCacaataaggttcatcatatccatcttaggacttcgtatcaacagtggctgcaagttgtctttgatcacttgtggctctgctcgcCCCATTAGGAATTGCTCAAAGCAATTCCTTGTCAATCTTAAGAGCTTTAAatgtatatctatttatttattgtcaataacaataaatatacttctgcgtataataacataataaattgcTTTACAGCAACAAGGCCACCAAAAGTGCTgtaatttttattgtgtatgttttaaaatgttttgtgtatgcaataaagtaggtatcCTATTTGATCTGATTATAGTTAAACCTGAAGcaatattttgtgaaatgtaatATCCACGACTTTTGGTTCATCTTAAGGagcattaataaataaacaacaaatGTTGAAGTGCAGAAAATACGTTCTTGGAATCTACGCGAAAGACATTATGCATAATAAAAACATGGAACAAAGTCTTACGCAAATAATACTGTATGCTTGTATTGAAGAACTGAAGGTTATACTTATATGGAGATTATGAAGTCATATTTACGGTAACTTAATTTTCTTAATCTACGTAACGTTAACGTAGTAAATAGACGCAGACGTGCATAATCGAATCAACAAAGAGCGTTATtgacataagaaaataaaaggtgACAAAGTTGATATTTTGCCAAGAGAACGGTAACTTACCATCATGCCAAGGATTCGCGGGCTCGAAGTACTGTGTGACTATCTGGTCTTCATCAGGGAAAGACACTTTCCTGCTTGgtctttttctctttttttcacAAATTTCATCTTCACAACGATCGGTACTCGCGTTATCTAAACGTTTCACGGTTTCACTCGAACATGCCGACTCTTTATCATCGGTAGACATCGCGTAATCTACAGTCACATATCAATACTACGAACGGACACATTTAGCAAAGAAGTTTTTCACGTAAAAAATACAACACGGGCACACAACAAAATTACCAAACTGACACAACACTTGCGTCTCAATCGGCTATTTCGTATTTTCAGCACATCACACTAGATAATACACCGgccattgtatatttttttcgcGTTTCGTgacttttttactatttttattggTCGTTTCCAAATCAAAACATTCCGCACCTTTCATACACGGTTGCCGCCATATTGGATTGAATGAGACAATAGGAAAGTTTTTAGAGATCGCCGCTAGAGGTCGCTATATCAGTGttgccatttaaaaaaaataccatagTGAAATTATCTATTCAACTAGCGCCCTCTCTGGATACCTAAAACTAATGAAAGGTAAGGCTTTCATACATGTAAGGTCATTAGTTCTTTTTAACGGCAATAGATGGTGCTAAAACATTAGAAGTTTTGCTATCACCCGCTAGATGGCAATAGTATTTAAGTTTTTCTATTGACCGCTAGATGCCGCTAACTCATAAATTCAAATGATTATAGTTTCTGTGGGTACGAAAGTTCATAATAAACTAGCGATTttttctcaatcttcgaaacgAAATGAGCTGTTGCGATTGATATTTCGGTTATTTTATTCCAGTGAACAAAACCATTCTAAAGAAAATGTTAATCACAACTAAATTACGTAAACTGatgataggtaagtacttgtaaGTGATCTCAAACTACCTCCGAAAACGTTTAAGATAAgattatttgccataaatgcagtgtgacagatgttaaaaaaaagtatagtttaccgtgcatttaaattacataaatcatgcaaaatttataaaatttaaaatataaaagttaaacacaaaaaagttaagttaagaaaaaaaagtttagttagttagttagttgttTGTAACACTGAAGGATTTATTTCtgttaaatgatatttataagtttatgtattttgtattgtCAACACGTCGCAATTCCATAGAACCCATTGggagttactgatgtaagtaacaaaaaaaaacgacaacatgggtaactaaaattatttattaaaactcaACATCACATAAATCATTTTATACACATTTCTTAATCTTACACTACTTTGTATAATCTACATTACAAATATTCAGTATAAATCTTGTCATGTGCCTACATTACCtactttgtatatatttttacgaTGTTATTACATCATTTTGTTGattagaatataaaatattcgATTCTTGTTGAAATTACATAAAGCTTGAGGTTGGTGAAATTCAGTTACTCTTCCTTAAAAGTTAACAATGTCGATTGCGGTTAGAAGCCACTTTAAATGTtttatcactaacacagttggctcgaccattatagaataagaataaaataaatttattgccagtaacaatttacatttgctatataaactaagtacttatagacggcgatacggctcacctatcacgttggtctaacagaaagctcggtgaggtgtgggtacttagttcatcttgcgatggaggtacctctggctaccccgattgaaatatagtcgtgagttaaatgttttattgcttCAGAAACAGTTTTCCACCGATCTCAAGCTACAgactaaaacataaacattgaTTTTTAACACTTTTCTTACTTAAAAGTTAAGGAATTTTAATATTGTCCCATGTTGTGAATATATAGTTTTGTTTCGATCAAAACGGgtataaaaatatctatatagAAATACATAGTATAGGCTAGATATAGACATAAAATGGACGAGTCAATTTCCCAATAAGGTGTTTTGAACTTCTATACAAGATTTGTTTGGTTATAAATAATCGCAGAAATGGCAAATAATTTCAATCTTCCTTGATTAATTaataccaggtgagagcctccagtgctccccatttgtccggccaagtagttaaaaaaactatcacgttagtctaataaAGCTCGATGAAACGTGGGTACTTCGCTCATAATGCGatggctgtacctctgactaccccaattgggcatatggcgtgagcttatgttacgtcgTTTTTCTAGGAATATACTTTTCGACATCTTTGTAGGATATTTTTGTATCCAAAATGGTTCCtataaagattttttataaaaatctaaatataaaagGAAGAATAAATTATTTGCCACTTTTTTTAGTCTTTCTGTGCATTTCAATTTCATTTGGATAATTCTCAACCATTGTACAGATCACCTCaattcttttttattgtaaataattcgTATTTAGTTTAGTACGGCCTTGTCTCCGCatagttaatataatatttggtCTGATGTGTGTGTTACTGTGAACGGAAATAAACATGGAAATATTCTTGTGGCTAAGAAATGACGCAACGAAAACCTTACCGCGGATGGCGGGATTTCAAAATCGTActaggggcctgtttaataaaacttacaattgtaaattacaacaatttggtgttcattacgtagctaatatgaaactgcaaaatattcgtgatcacaaactccgcaatgtacatcaaaatgtcattgtaatgtacaattgtaagttttattaaacaggcccctggcctTTATTGCTGTGGCATAAAGGTATAAATCGCGCGCCATTTGTCACTTACCAGTACGTCAACtgggtcgtgtacagtcatgaacaatatcatgtacccactttagaactctgtcgcactatcatttttgacatttaatgagacttacggttcaatttggcaaaaaagttaacgtgacatggtttcaaagtgcatacatattagtacacgtgaccgtactaggttcaagataaattatcaaattctgatcactaaataaatacagatctaaaactaacgaaaaacattatttttttctattcttttaggtatttatttggtttgtttccttttgttggttgcctggaagaaatttctttagagcaataaggccgcccaagttgtactgtattcatgtgttatgtctgattgttgaaattttagttctgtgcaataaagtatatttggtttgatttaacttatttatgaattttaatagtgatgttccgaatatccgtatccgcggatctttacactaaatatccgtattcagatccgtatccgcggatatacatttttaacgatccggcacatcactaaattttaatcaacaaaaacttaataagtctgacattttatcacgtttttctatgacgtcacagtgtgctttttcatacaaattccatagtaatttcgtgttttgacgtttagaaaaaagtaactgatttgactagttggtaactagcCTAATTGTTTACGAAACGGCGTAAATGATTACGCTCAGAAATAGCggcataaaatcaataacatttaacgtgatttttgaatattattttgctACTGTGATTGTGTTTTGTATTGTGTGAGTTTTGTCGTAAATAATCAACTGCAGCGAGTATGGACACTGCTTCCATGTTTATTCCCGTTCACCTGTATGTACGTTGCCTTCTGTCGCGCGTCACGGCGcctccttttttattttaaggtcgAGCACTAcatctgtaaaaaaaactcaattttattatatttaaaaatgaaggctctaacatgatggactaatgttatgggcgataggctgatcccttatcaccataaggttcatcatatccatctttggaattcgtatcaacagtggctgcaagttgtctttgattacttgtggctctgcccaccccattagggattacgggcgtgagtttatgtatgtatgtatgtaaaaatgaaGGTGTGTCGGTGAAGGGTGGGTACTGAGTTCATCTTgggatgtatgtacctctgactacccccattaggatatagtcgtggctTATGTTCTGTAAAAAATGTTGCCttctatcatagaataaggaataatactacgtcgtcatcatcgtcatcatcatcagctcattaacttccccactgctggggcacgggccttccctatggatggataggtagatcgggccttaaaccactacgcgggcccagtgcgaattgatggttattaacgactgctaatgcagccgggaccaacggcttaacgtgccttccgaagcacggaggagctccagatgaaaacttttttttgtggtcacacatcctatgaccggcctttgcgaaagttgcttaacttcaacaatggcaaaccgagcgcgtttaccgctgcgccaccgagctcctctccgCCCTCCAccaacgtctgagctaggtttaccccactTTACCCCacatatattcttcttcttatattcTTATTCACATATCCtagttatattaataataaaaaaaacctgaaCTCACCCTCATTGTCCAAGGTCCCCAAACAGGCGTAAGGGATGCGTCTCGGCGCCGACTGCTTCCTCCCATGAGCCCTCCTCTTCTCGTGCTTAACCGACAAATTCAAAACGCCCTCCTCTTCGCACTCTATACTCTTCCCATCGCCTTCTAAATCTGGCTGGGTTTTACCGTTTAAAAACTTCTCGTTCGAAATAAAAACCGTCTTCGCAAATATCTTCTTTTTGTCTTTGAACATATGGTTGACGCTGTTCTGAACGATTTTGTCGATGCGGCACTCGAATATATGTTTGTCCCTCTCTATCTTGTTGTCTTTGAAGCAGTCTGAGAGTAGTGGCGTCTTTGTCTCGCATACTGTGATCTTTTTGGGCGCGTCTTTGGGCTGAGATTCAGGGGTCCGCACGGGGTCGAGGCTTGGCACCTCTGTGGGGTCTGAGCGGGATTGCAGGacctgaaattaaaaataaccaGTAAATTTAATTCTAAAAGCTAAtcgaattataatttaattttaaaagctGAATGCTCCGTCCCTTTCTATCAAAACAACTTTCCATCAATGTAGcttcttcttttctcgtgtgggttgtgaagtggattaccaacctcaccaactctggtgtcagggttactattgagccgccaaaggccccatgacatgactcatgtaacgactactaacttacatcagtaagtcgttaccgggaccaacggcttaacgtgccttccaaagcacggatcatcttactttcggacaatcatgtgatcagcctgtaatgtccaatgaccaaactagggatcacaatatgatttttgtgatatttccccaccgggattcgaacccggggcctccggagcGTGACcacggaccacggaggccgtttccaTGTATGTAGCTTGGTGGTAGCTTATGATGCTATGAACACGTGATGCCTTCCTATTAATATTACTTTCTAGcttccaggggggttaaaatggcgcatgtaaaagtaagtgcgcaatgcaaacaaatgtcaaatagcaatattgctttcttagatgaatcgcttcgatgtggccattttaacccccctgatgccGAGTGGTTATGTTACATTTTTCAACGAATTTCGATTCGATTTCAATTTATTCAACTACCCtattggtgtagtcagaggtacgaaagtccaaaagtccaatcagtttcttgcaaagtaataaattaactggttgcattcaagacctcctggttacatgtcgtttctgtaatagaccaaaaacacgtacaaaaacataaattttataattatgacaactaatggttcataatttcaccactgtttacaaataattcgctgggctcagtgactgcacttttgctctacGATCGTacctccatcgcaagatgaactaagtacagtcatgagcaatataatgtacccactttaggactctgtcgcactaacatatttttgacaaattttgtcaaaaaagttaatgtgacatggtaacaaagtgcatacatattaatgctcgtgaccgtaccctacccacacctcaccgagctccctgttagaccaacgtgataggtaagccgtatcgccgtctataatggtcgagcgaactgtgttagtgaaaactgaattTGAGacgaattaataactcattggtgcaactctGATAAAACTCGATTTAAAAAATCCATCTGCTTATATCCGTATAAACAAAGAATTACAAGAACAAGGAGgcaattcgtttttttttttgtattttcaacGACATTTTCATTTTGCGACGCGAATAAGAAACTACTTTCCAAATcaacttttaaattaaattcaaaatcgtttatttcggacaaagtccatagaatgttagtattccaacgacttataaactagtgttagtaagacattggtgctaattcctgtaaataccatctaattttattttaagttatacctgttattttcttacccgccgaaaaggaaagggactggagttgaataacccgggcgaattaaataggcatttcgctcatacgcaacccgtttgacgtgtgctgttaaccattttttttttattaagggttatggcccggattctgttaacttaattatgtcggattattggccaataaaatTTCTGTCAAAATTTGACGAATTTTATTCTTGTCGattgaacttaaaataaaatgaggtgcctgcaggaatcggggccaatgtgtcaCCAAAAGCATCCTATCAGTCCTAAGAGTCTGCTTACCACGAGACCATACGAGAACTtacttgagttttttttttttggttcaataaagtgtatttgtattgtattgtgctaTTCgggagaatttcagagaaatattttctagagcgcgattttttcgttgtcgggttttagtttttctttttatatgtctttttctttatttacagGTACTAAGCACGTAGCCAGATGTCCCCACTAACCCTGAGGGTGGTGTTGAGCATGCTGGTCAACTGGCAATTGAGCGAGCAGTGTTGGTGGGGAGGCGGCCAGCGCACCACCACCATGGATCCGATGGAACCCATCAGCAACCACGGCGTCGGCCAGAAGGCACACAAGCCCAAGGACATGTGGAACGGCTGGCAACCACCCCCTGGTCATTACAtaacccatggtataagaagaccaggtatcctcaatcctatgacaagtcgccattgctagcccttgatgacgtaagtgttaccattcaattggtatctccaacattccaaggacgtaaattatattattgaaaattaagtgaattactgactaatgtatttaattaatattatttgtccgtaagtattttactaaaagtacaaaatttccttgcaaagtaaaaacATTGGATttggttaatttatttttttacgaaatggttacgcagggtgggatgacgtcagctgggctaaccttgaaatgttagctgtcagttttgagcatacctggttttcttataccaatAAGAACAGTAATAGTATTAGTGCATTGGTAATGTTATTTCTATGGttatttctgcagacacctcctaatttaactttatgttatacctgtaattttcttatccaccgaaaaggaaagggacggatgattgacaacccttaattttaggaagaattagtaaatgaatggataacccgggcgaatcaaaaaggtatcttgctggtatgcaaaccgtttgacgtgtgatgtcaacttaattctgtcgggttattggccagtgtaaaatttttagacggttgttttagatttgtgtttaaaattgacgtgtgttccataaattttatgcttgtcgattacccgtccctttccttttcggcggataagaaaatgacacatataacttaaaataaaattagatggtatttacaggaattagcaccattatcatagttaaaataaaacacataataactggtTACGgattcgggagtctcatatccctgctttaaacgcggtaagaacccgttattacatgatggactaatgttgtgggcgataggctgatcccttatcaccataaggttcatcatatcgatctttggacttcgtatcaacagtggctgcaagttgtctttgattacttgtggctctgcccaccccattagggattacgggcgtgagtttatgtatgtatgtatgtatgtaagaacccgttattatgtggttTTAAAAGCGGGATTGTAATGTTACAGGAATGCCAAATTTCACGACGTACGTGGCGGCCTACAATAAAAGACTGGAGAATATACGGAAGAAGAAGGGACTGTATGGAGCGCAGTACCCTAAGGGCATGGGCCCTGGTATGCCTGGCTCCCCGGGCTGGCCTAAGGGATGGGTAGGCAAGTACTCATGTTATTTTGCagcatttaaagaaaaaaagaagaaaggaggaagaaagaagaaagaagaaagaaagaggaaagaagaaagaaaaaaatattcaaggACCTAAcagcttctgtggtccagtggctgagcgttaggctcacgatctggaggtccgggttcgattcccgatggggacattgtcgaaatcactttgtgagactgtcctttgtttggcaaggacttttcaggcttgaatcacctgattgtccgaaaaagtaagatgattccgtgcttcggagggcacgttaaaccgttggtcccggctattagccgtaaaaatacctccaccaacccgcattggagcagcgtggtggatatgctccataccccctccggttgattgaggggaggcctgtgcccagcagtgggacgtatttaagctgtttatgttgtgttatgtaattaaataaataaataaaatgtgctGGTAGGTGTCGGGCCGGGCAACGATGGCAACCCGCCGCCGCCGTGGTCCTACGTGCCCGTCAACACCGGGAAACCCAAGTTTTGCTTCGACCAACCCATATCTGGCGACTGCCCCGACGGATATCCCAAGACACGGTACGTACAATAAAGAGTTCTTCCATCGAAAATTCTTCATTGCACATTCAGGGTTTTAGTAGCACCGTACcgaatgagggggatgattcagaccatgattctgagttgatatcaagtggaattttccgtaaaaaaataatgattttctttaattacattcagtttcatacttttgctaacatagtttttccctaaaatagtaacatggagaatgctacaccgacaagagcgtggctcttaaattagtgatgtgaaaaTAGGTCCCATTATCCCtgtagtgtgtacctccacacctGTTATATACATATCTGTGTTATATATCATATCCAACgacagacaataaacgaccgtcttaTTCAGTGCATCCCTTTGGACTTGTATATCGCCATCTATGTTTTTGCGTGGCCTGGGAAGTCCCTAATTGGATATCTATCCACATTTGTCTACCAGATACGGATATAACCCATTCATGGACGAGTGCCAAGAGTTTGACTTTGTCTGCCGAGGCAACCAGAACAACTTTAAAACCAGGGAGAAATGTGAGGAGATGTGCATGGGCGCGTCAGAGAGCGCGTGCGACACCCAGGGTTTGGGGACCATCGATGACCACTTGGGATAATTATAACAAAGAGATGAATATgcgttttttttattcacacTCGCTTTTACACACATACAGTTATACGTCtctataatttacttattataatgtattcttCTCTTTcagtagttttattattataagtaagttttatttattcaaattcaaattcaaaaatatctttattcagtaggtaacatagttacactttgaatcgtcaatttttacataacgaacgtctcatccgcctaaaactactgcagcttctcacaaggttgtgagaagctgcagtaagtaagtaagtagtagtgcgGCTATACAggtgtatagccggggaaaagaagccgcaagaaaaacctcggcacagggccctagacgttctttaaaaaaataaaaataaacataaaatattggtatacaattgagtaatttagctgcctaatatcagttctcagacagttaatcccatgcattcatatcttctaattaatcactaaccttataataaccttttttttacaaagtttctgttgaATTACTGCCttaaactgttcaaaggtaaattctgactgtcaatgggaatcttattgtaaatacGTACACATTGCCCCTTGAAAGATTTAGTgattttatcttcttctatcgtgtgggttgtgaggtggaagaccaacctcatcaaccctggtgtcagggttattattgagccgccaaaggcccctggcatgactcatgtaacgactacactcacgtcagtaagtagtaaccgggagcaacggcttaacgtgcctcccgaagcacggatcgtcttactttttgcacgatgaggtgatcagcctgtaatgtcctaactaaactaggaatcacaaagtgtttttttgtgatatgtctccatcaggattcgaacccgggacctcctgatcgtgagcccaacgctcaaccactggaccacggaggccgttgatttTTTGCAGTCGACTGACATGTTAGTTGTAATGCAGTGGACTCACGTGGAGGAGGTGCCCCCGCAGCCGCAGGCAGGCGGCCCTCGTGTGCTCCAGCTGCTGCAGCAGCGCGCGGCGCTCGGCCCGCGCGGccccgcggcgcgcgcgcaccgccCGCAGCTCGCGGGTCAGGCGCCGCAGCTGCTCCACGCTGCGGCGCCGGCTGTTCTGGGACGCCACCTGCAACGCGCGCCCCTCCGGGGTCAGTTCGCGCATACAATCACTACGTATacaacggcaactccccgctccccaccagcggctgagctagtttacctcaccccctcagtcttactGTCACACCCACAAGTCACATAAGTCACATaagctctttatttttcactttccttccaccgactgtaattggaataccattgtatttaagtctataaattatgtaatacaaactggatttaaaaagaaaagaaaggaaaacatgaaacagtaggaccagggccctgtgctgcgaggttttctggccacgtctttccctcagtgttacagattccgatgtggtagtagttttacagctagttacatagtggtgctaattcctgtaaataccatctaattttaagttatatctgtcattttcttatccgccgaaaaggaaagggacgggtaatcgacaagcataaaatttatggaacacacgtcaattttaagcacaaatctaaaccaaccgtctaaaaattttacatccgtcaataacccgacacagttaagtagacagcacgtcaaacggcttgcgtaccagtgacgtaccttttgattcgcccgggttattcattcatttactcatcatcatcaccagcccattaacgtccccactgctggggcacgggccttccctatggatggatagggagatcgggccttaaaccaccacgcgggcccagtgcggattggtggttattaacgactgctaatgcagccgggaccaacggcttaacgtgccttccgaagcacggaggagttcgagatgaaaacttttttttttttttgtggtcacccatcctatgaccggcctttgcgaaagttgcttaacttcaacaatcgcagaccgagcgcgttaaccgctgcgccaccga from Pectinophora gossypiella chromosome 29, ilPecGoss1.1, whole genome shotgun sequence carries:
- the LOC126379577 gene encoding uncharacterized protein LOC126379577, whose protein sequence is MDDNAKQVSSYQLDQEILDARGINMTVEEVAGLPTCKYAERVSSLRLPDADLAFLKGLRRRIKNRVASQNSRRRSVEQLRRLTRELRAVRARRGAARAERRALLQQLEHTRAACLRLRGHLLHVLQSRSDPTEVPSLDPVRTPESQPKDAPKKITVCETKTPLLSDCFKDNKIERDKHIFECRIDKIVQNSVNHMFKDKKKIFAKTVFISNEKFLNGKTQPDLEGDGKSIECEEEGVLNLSVKHEKRRAHGRKQSAPRRIPYACLGTLDNEDVVLDLKIKKEAP
- the LOC126379601 gene encoding uncharacterized protein LOC126379601: MSPLTLRVVLSMLVNWQLSEQCWWGGGQRTTTMDPMEPISNHGVGQKAHKPKDMWNGWQPPPGMPNFTTYVAAYNKRLENIRKKKGLYGAQYPKGMGPGMPGSPGWPKGWVGVGPGNDGNPPPPWSYVPVNTGKPKFCFDQPISGDCPDGYPKTRYGYNPFMDECQEFDFVCRGNQNNFKTREKCEEMCMGASESACDTQGLGTIDDHLG